One genomic window of Lagenorhynchus albirostris chromosome 17, mLagAlb1.1, whole genome shotgun sequence includes the following:
- the ADHFE1 gene encoding hydroxyacid-oxoacid transhydrogenase, mitochondrial isoform X3 produces MRCQCPSHSHTYSQAPGLSPSGKTTDYAFEMAVSNIRYGAGVTKEVGMDLQNMGAKNVCLMTDKNLSQLPPVQTVMDSLVKNGINFKVYDNVRVEPTDRSFMEAIEFARRGAFDAYVAMGGGSTIDTCKAANLYASSPDSDFLDYVNAPIGKGKPVTVPLKPLIAVPTTSGTGSETTGVAIFDYERLKVKTGIASRAIKPTLGLIDPLHTLYMPERVIANSGFDVLCHALESYTALPYHMRSPCPANPITRPAYQGSNPISDIWAVHALRIVAKYLKRSFPKAALYSLGNANVDVLLLGIDVIHRAVRNPDDLEARSNMHLASAFAGIGFGNAGVHLCHGMSYPISGLVKTYKAKDYNVDHPLVPHGLSVVLTSPAVFTFTAQMSPEHHLEMAEILGADTRTARIPDAGPVLADTLRKFLFDLDVDDGLAAIGYSKADIPALVKGTLPQERVTKLAPRPQSEEDLSALFEASMKLY; encoded by the exons ATGAG ATGCCAGTGCCCAAGTCATTCTCATACTTACTCCCAAG CTCCTGGACTTTCACCTTCTGGGAAAACAACAGATTATGCCTTTGAG ATGGCTGTTTCAAACATTAGATACGGAGCAGGAGTTACAAAGGAAGTGGGCATG gaCCTACAAAACATGGGTGCTAAAAATGTTTGTTTGATGACAGACAAGAACCTCTCCCAACTCCCTCCTGTACAAACAGTGATGGATTCCTTGGTGAAGAATGGCATAAACTTTAAGGTTTATGATAATGTGAGGGTGGAACCAACCGATAGAAG CTTCATGGAAGCTATTGAATTTGCCAGAAGGGGAGCTTTTGATGCCTACGTGGCCATGGGTGGCGGCTCCACCATAGACACCTGCAAAGCCGCTAATCTGTATGCATCCAGCCCTGACTCTGATTTCCTGGACTACGTCAATGCTCCCATTGGGAAGGGAAAGCCTGTGACTGTGCCTCTTAAGCCTCTGATTGCAG TCCCAACTACCTCAGGAACTGGGAGTGAAACTACTGGAGTTGCCATTTTTGACTATGAACGCTTGAAAGTAAAGACTG GTATTGCTTCGCGAGCCATCAAACCTACACTGGGCCTGATCGATCCTCTGCACACCCTGTACATGCCTGAGCGGGTGATCGCCAACAGCGGCTTCGATGTGCTTTG TCACGCCCTGGAGTCCTACACTGCCCTCCCGTACCACATGCGGAGCCCCTGCCCTGCAAATCCCATCACTCGGCCAGCCTACCAGGGCAGCAACCCCATCAGTGACATTTGGGCAGTCCACGCGCTGAGGATCGTTGCTAAGTACCTGAAGAG atctttCCCTAAGGCGGCTCTTTATTCACTAGGAAATGCCAATGTAGATGTGTTATTGTTAGGTATTGATGTCATCCACAGGGCTGTCAGAAATCCTGACGATCTTGAAGCAAGGTCTAATATGCACTTGGCAAGTGCTTTTGCTGGCATTGGCTTTGGAAATGCTGGTGTTCATCTGTG ccATGGAATGTCTTACCCAATTTCAGGCTTAGTGAAGACATATAAAGCAAAGGATTATAATGTGGATCACCCACTGGTG CCTCATGGCCTTTCTGTGGTACTCACCTCCCCAGCAGTGTTCACTTTCACGGCACAGATGTCTCCCGAGCACCACCTGGAGATGGCAGAAATATTGG GAGCCGACACCCGCACTGCCAGGATCCCAGATGCTGGGCCTGTTTTGGCAGACACGCTGCGGAAATTCTTATTCGATCTGGATGTGGATGATGGCCTAGCTGCCATTGGCTACTCCAAGGCTGACATCCCCGCATTAGTGAAAGGAACACTGCCCCAG
- the ADHFE1 gene encoding hydroxyacid-oxoacid transhydrogenase, mitochondrial isoform X4, which translates to MAAPRDRVAHLLRQLQRAACQCPSHSHTYSQAPGLSPSGKTTDYAFEMAVSNIRYGAGVTKEVGMDLQNMGAKNVCLMTDKNLSQLPPVQTVMDSLVKNGINFKVYDNVRVEPTDRSFMEAIEFARRGAFDAYVAMGGGSTIDTCKAANLYASSPDSDFLDYVNAPIGKGKPVTVPLKPLIAVPTTSGTGSETTGVAIFDYERLKVKTGIASRAIKPTLGLIDPLHTLYMPERVIANSGFDVLCHALESYTALPYHMRSPCPANPITRPAYQGSNPISDIWAVHALRIVAKYLKRAVRNPDDLEARSNMHLASAFAGIGFGNAGVHLCHGMSYPISGLVKTYKAKDYNVDHPLVPHGLSVVLTSPAVFTFTAQMSPEHHLEMAEILGADTRTARIPDAGPVLADTLRKFLFDLDVDDGLAAIGYSKADIPALVKGTLPQERVTKLAPRPQSEEDLSALFEASMKLY; encoded by the exons ATGCCAGTGCCCAAGTCATTCTCATACTTACTCCCAAG CTCCTGGACTTTCACCTTCTGGGAAAACAACAGATTATGCCTTTGAG ATGGCTGTTTCAAACATTAGATACGGAGCAGGAGTTACAAAGGAAGTGGGCATG gaCCTACAAAACATGGGTGCTAAAAATGTTTGTTTGATGACAGACAAGAACCTCTCCCAACTCCCTCCTGTACAAACAGTGATGGATTCCTTGGTGAAGAATGGCATAAACTTTAAGGTTTATGATAATGTGAGGGTGGAACCAACCGATAGAAG CTTCATGGAAGCTATTGAATTTGCCAGAAGGGGAGCTTTTGATGCCTACGTGGCCATGGGTGGCGGCTCCACCATAGACACCTGCAAAGCCGCTAATCTGTATGCATCCAGCCCTGACTCTGATTTCCTGGACTACGTCAATGCTCCCATTGGGAAGGGAAAGCCTGTGACTGTGCCTCTTAAGCCTCTGATTGCAG TCCCAACTACCTCAGGAACTGGGAGTGAAACTACTGGAGTTGCCATTTTTGACTATGAACGCTTGAAAGTAAAGACTG GTATTGCTTCGCGAGCCATCAAACCTACACTGGGCCTGATCGATCCTCTGCACACCCTGTACATGCCTGAGCGGGTGATCGCCAACAGCGGCTTCGATGTGCTTTG TCACGCCCTGGAGTCCTACACTGCCCTCCCGTACCACATGCGGAGCCCCTGCCCTGCAAATCCCATCACTCGGCCAGCCTACCAGGGCAGCAACCCCATCAGTGACATTTGGGCAGTCCACGCGCTGAGGATCGTTGCTAAGTACCTGAAGAG GGCTGTCAGAAATCCTGACGATCTTGAAGCAAGGTCTAATATGCACTTGGCAAGTGCTTTTGCTGGCATTGGCTTTGGAAATGCTGGTGTTCATCTGTG ccATGGAATGTCTTACCCAATTTCAGGCTTAGTGAAGACATATAAAGCAAAGGATTATAATGTGGATCACCCACTGGTG CCTCATGGCCTTTCTGTGGTACTCACCTCCCCAGCAGTGTTCACTTTCACGGCACAGATGTCTCCCGAGCACCACCTGGAGATGGCAGAAATATTGG GAGCCGACACCCGCACTGCCAGGATCCCAGATGCTGGGCCTGTTTTGGCAGACACGCTGCGGAAATTCTTATTCGATCTGGATGTGGATGATGGCCTAGCTGCCATTGGCTACTCCAAGGCTGACATCCCCGCATTAGTGAAAGGAACACTGCCCCAG
- the ADHFE1 gene encoding hydroxyacid-oxoacid transhydrogenase, mitochondrial isoform X5: protein MAAPRDRVAHLLRQLQRAACQCPSHSHTYSQAPGLSPSGKTTDYAFEMAVSNIRYGAGVTKEVGMDLQNMGAKNVCLMTDKNLSQLPPVQTVMDSLVKNGINFKVYDNVRVEPTDRSFMEAIEFARRGAFDAYVAMGGGSTIDTCKAANLYASSPDSDFLDYVNAPIGKGKPVTVPLKPLIAVPTTSGTGSETTGVAIFDYERLKVKTGIASRAIKPTLGLIDPLHTLYMPERVIANSGFDVLCHALESYTALPYHMRSPCPANPITRPAYQGSNPISDIWAVHALRIVAKYLKRSFPKAALYSLGNANVDVLLLGIDVIHRAVRNPDDLEARSNMHLASAFAGIGFGNAGVHLCHGMSYPISGLVKTYKAKDYNVDHPLVPHGLSVVLTSPAVFTFTAQMSPEHHLEMAEILGTKNESKSGSNKREKLKRKLHYAPLARAVGESSSKKENLELWMAAIPGT, encoded by the exons ATGCCAGTGCCCAAGTCATTCTCATACTTACTCCCAAG CTCCTGGACTTTCACCTTCTGGGAAAACAACAGATTATGCCTTTGAG ATGGCTGTTTCAAACATTAGATACGGAGCAGGAGTTACAAAGGAAGTGGGCATG gaCCTACAAAACATGGGTGCTAAAAATGTTTGTTTGATGACAGACAAGAACCTCTCCCAACTCCCTCCTGTACAAACAGTGATGGATTCCTTGGTGAAGAATGGCATAAACTTTAAGGTTTATGATAATGTGAGGGTGGAACCAACCGATAGAAG CTTCATGGAAGCTATTGAATTTGCCAGAAGGGGAGCTTTTGATGCCTACGTGGCCATGGGTGGCGGCTCCACCATAGACACCTGCAAAGCCGCTAATCTGTATGCATCCAGCCCTGACTCTGATTTCCTGGACTACGTCAATGCTCCCATTGGGAAGGGAAAGCCTGTGACTGTGCCTCTTAAGCCTCTGATTGCAG TCCCAACTACCTCAGGAACTGGGAGTGAAACTACTGGAGTTGCCATTTTTGACTATGAACGCTTGAAAGTAAAGACTG GTATTGCTTCGCGAGCCATCAAACCTACACTGGGCCTGATCGATCCTCTGCACACCCTGTACATGCCTGAGCGGGTGATCGCCAACAGCGGCTTCGATGTGCTTTG TCACGCCCTGGAGTCCTACACTGCCCTCCCGTACCACATGCGGAGCCCCTGCCCTGCAAATCCCATCACTCGGCCAGCCTACCAGGGCAGCAACCCCATCAGTGACATTTGGGCAGTCCACGCGCTGAGGATCGTTGCTAAGTACCTGAAGAG atctttCCCTAAGGCGGCTCTTTATTCACTAGGAAATGCCAATGTAGATGTGTTATTGTTAGGTATTGATGTCATCCACAGGGCTGTCAGAAATCCTGACGATCTTGAAGCAAGGTCTAATATGCACTTGGCAAGTGCTTTTGCTGGCATTGGCTTTGGAAATGCTGGTGTTCATCTGTG ccATGGAATGTCTTACCCAATTTCAGGCTTAGTGAAGACATATAAAGCAAAGGATTATAATGTGGATCACCCACTGGTG CCTCATGGCCTTTCTGTGGTACTCACCTCCCCAGCAGTGTTCACTTTCACGGCACAGATGTCTCCCGAGCACCACCTGGAGATGGCAGAAATATTGG gAACTAAAAATGAATCTAAATCAGGAAGTAACA AAAGGGAAAAGCTAAAAAGAAAACTGCATTATGCTCCTCTAGCTCGAGCCGTTGGAGAGAGTAGTTCCAAGAAG GAAAACCTGGAGCTTTGGATGGCAGCAATCCCGGGAACATAA
- the ADHFE1 gene encoding hydroxyacid-oxoacid transhydrogenase, mitochondrial isoform X2: MAAPRDRVAHLLRQLQRAACQCPSHSHTYSQAPGLSPSGKTTDYAFEMAVSNIRYGAGVTKEVGMDLQNMGAKNVCLMTDKNLSQLPPVQTVMDSLVKNGINFKVYDNVRVEPTDRSFMEAIEFARRGAFDAYVAMGGGSTIDTCKAANLYASSPDSDFLDYVNAPIGKGKPVTVPLKPLIAVPTTSGTGSETTGVAIFDYERLKVKTGIASRAIKPTLGLIDPLHTLYMPERVIANSGFDVLCHALESYTALPYHMRSPCPANPITRPAYQGSNPISDIWAVHALRIVAKYLKRSFPKAALYSLGNANVDVLLLGIDVIHRAVRNPDDLEARSNMHLASAFAGIGFGNAGVHLCHGMSYPISGLVKTYKAKDYNVDHPLVPHGLSVVLTSPAVFTFTAQMSPEHHLEMAEILGADTRTARIPDAGPVLADTLRKFLFDLDVDDGLAAIGYSKADIPALVKGTLPQERVTKLAPRPQSEEDLSALFEASMKL; encoded by the exons ATGCCAGTGCCCAAGTCATTCTCATACTTACTCCCAAG CTCCTGGACTTTCACCTTCTGGGAAAACAACAGATTATGCCTTTGAG ATGGCTGTTTCAAACATTAGATACGGAGCAGGAGTTACAAAGGAAGTGGGCATG gaCCTACAAAACATGGGTGCTAAAAATGTTTGTTTGATGACAGACAAGAACCTCTCCCAACTCCCTCCTGTACAAACAGTGATGGATTCCTTGGTGAAGAATGGCATAAACTTTAAGGTTTATGATAATGTGAGGGTGGAACCAACCGATAGAAG CTTCATGGAAGCTATTGAATTTGCCAGAAGGGGAGCTTTTGATGCCTACGTGGCCATGGGTGGCGGCTCCACCATAGACACCTGCAAAGCCGCTAATCTGTATGCATCCAGCCCTGACTCTGATTTCCTGGACTACGTCAATGCTCCCATTGGGAAGGGAAAGCCTGTGACTGTGCCTCTTAAGCCTCTGATTGCAG TCCCAACTACCTCAGGAACTGGGAGTGAAACTACTGGAGTTGCCATTTTTGACTATGAACGCTTGAAAGTAAAGACTG GTATTGCTTCGCGAGCCATCAAACCTACACTGGGCCTGATCGATCCTCTGCACACCCTGTACATGCCTGAGCGGGTGATCGCCAACAGCGGCTTCGATGTGCTTTG TCACGCCCTGGAGTCCTACACTGCCCTCCCGTACCACATGCGGAGCCCCTGCCCTGCAAATCCCATCACTCGGCCAGCCTACCAGGGCAGCAACCCCATCAGTGACATTTGGGCAGTCCACGCGCTGAGGATCGTTGCTAAGTACCTGAAGAG atctttCCCTAAGGCGGCTCTTTATTCACTAGGAAATGCCAATGTAGATGTGTTATTGTTAGGTATTGATGTCATCCACAGGGCTGTCAGAAATCCTGACGATCTTGAAGCAAGGTCTAATATGCACTTGGCAAGTGCTTTTGCTGGCATTGGCTTTGGAAATGCTGGTGTTCATCTGTG ccATGGAATGTCTTACCCAATTTCAGGCTTAGTGAAGACATATAAAGCAAAGGATTATAATGTGGATCACCCACTGGTG CCTCATGGCCTTTCTGTGGTACTCACCTCCCCAGCAGTGTTCACTTTCACGGCACAGATGTCTCCCGAGCACCACCTGGAGATGGCAGAAATATTGG GAGCCGACACCCGCACTGCCAGGATCCCAGATGCTGGGCCTGTTTTGGCAGACACGCTGCGGAAATTCTTATTCGATCTGGATGTGGATGATGGCCTAGCTGCCATTGGCTACTCCAAGGCTGACATCCCCGCATTAGTGAAAGGAACACTGCCCCAG
- the ADHFE1 gene encoding hydroxyacid-oxoacid transhydrogenase, mitochondrial isoform X1 encodes MAAPRDRVAHLLRQLQRAACQCPSHSHTYSQAPGLSPSGKTTDYAFEMAVSNIRYGAGVTKEVGMDLQNMGAKNVCLMTDKNLSQLPPVQTVMDSLVKNGINFKVYDNVRVEPTDRSFMEAIEFARRGAFDAYVAMGGGSTIDTCKAANLYASSPDSDFLDYVNAPIGKGKPVTVPLKPLIAVPTTSGTGSETTGVAIFDYERLKVKTGIASRAIKPTLGLIDPLHTLYMPERVIANSGFDVLCHALESYTALPYHMRSPCPANPITRPAYQGSNPISDIWAVHALRIVAKYLKRSFPKAALYSLGNANVDVLLLGIDVIHRAVRNPDDLEARSNMHLASAFAGIGFGNAGVHLCHGMSYPISGLVKTYKAKDYNVDHPLVPHGLSVVLTSPAVFTFTAQMSPEHHLEMAEILGADTRTARIPDAGPVLADTLRKFLFDLDVDDGLAAIGYSKADIPALVKGTLPQERVTKLAPRPQSEEDLSALFEASMKLY; translated from the exons ATGCCAGTGCCCAAGTCATTCTCATACTTACTCCCAAG CTCCTGGACTTTCACCTTCTGGGAAAACAACAGATTATGCCTTTGAG ATGGCTGTTTCAAACATTAGATACGGAGCAGGAGTTACAAAGGAAGTGGGCATG gaCCTACAAAACATGGGTGCTAAAAATGTTTGTTTGATGACAGACAAGAACCTCTCCCAACTCCCTCCTGTACAAACAGTGATGGATTCCTTGGTGAAGAATGGCATAAACTTTAAGGTTTATGATAATGTGAGGGTGGAACCAACCGATAGAAG CTTCATGGAAGCTATTGAATTTGCCAGAAGGGGAGCTTTTGATGCCTACGTGGCCATGGGTGGCGGCTCCACCATAGACACCTGCAAAGCCGCTAATCTGTATGCATCCAGCCCTGACTCTGATTTCCTGGACTACGTCAATGCTCCCATTGGGAAGGGAAAGCCTGTGACTGTGCCTCTTAAGCCTCTGATTGCAG TCCCAACTACCTCAGGAACTGGGAGTGAAACTACTGGAGTTGCCATTTTTGACTATGAACGCTTGAAAGTAAAGACTG GTATTGCTTCGCGAGCCATCAAACCTACACTGGGCCTGATCGATCCTCTGCACACCCTGTACATGCCTGAGCGGGTGATCGCCAACAGCGGCTTCGATGTGCTTTG TCACGCCCTGGAGTCCTACACTGCCCTCCCGTACCACATGCGGAGCCCCTGCCCTGCAAATCCCATCACTCGGCCAGCCTACCAGGGCAGCAACCCCATCAGTGACATTTGGGCAGTCCACGCGCTGAGGATCGTTGCTAAGTACCTGAAGAG atctttCCCTAAGGCGGCTCTTTATTCACTAGGAAATGCCAATGTAGATGTGTTATTGTTAGGTATTGATGTCATCCACAGGGCTGTCAGAAATCCTGACGATCTTGAAGCAAGGTCTAATATGCACTTGGCAAGTGCTTTTGCTGGCATTGGCTTTGGAAATGCTGGTGTTCATCTGTG ccATGGAATGTCTTACCCAATTTCAGGCTTAGTGAAGACATATAAAGCAAAGGATTATAATGTGGATCACCCACTGGTG CCTCATGGCCTTTCTGTGGTACTCACCTCCCCAGCAGTGTTCACTTTCACGGCACAGATGTCTCCCGAGCACCACCTGGAGATGGCAGAAATATTGG GAGCCGACACCCGCACTGCCAGGATCCCAGATGCTGGGCCTGTTTTGGCAGACACGCTGCGGAAATTCTTATTCGATCTGGATGTGGATGATGGCCTAGCTGCCATTGGCTACTCCAAGGCTGACATCCCCGCATTAGTGAAAGGAACACTGCCCCAG
- the ADHFE1 gene encoding hydroxyacid-oxoacid transhydrogenase, mitochondrial isoform X6 has translation MAAPRDRVAHLLRQLQRAACQCPSHSHTYSQAPGLSPSGKTTDYAFEMAVSNIRYGAGVTKEVGMDLQNMGAKNVCLMTDKNLSQLPPVQTVMDSLVKNGINFKVYDNVRVEPTDRSFMEAIEFARRGAFDAYVAMGGGSTIDTCKAANLYASSPDSDFLDYVNAPIGKGKPVTVPLKPLIAVPTTSGTGSETTGVAIFDYERLKVKTGIASRAIKPTLGLIDPLHTLYMPERVIANSGFDVLCHALESYTALPYHMRSPCPANPITRPAYQGSNPISDIWAVHALRIVAKYLKRSFPKAALYSLGNANVDVLLLGIDVIHRAVRNPDDLEARSNMHLASAFAGIGFGNAGVHLCHGMSYPISGLVKTYKAKDYNVDHPLVPHGLSVVLTSPAVFTFTAQMSPEHHLEMAEILEREKLKRKLHYAPLARAVGESSSKKENLELWMAAIPGT, from the exons ATGCCAGTGCCCAAGTCATTCTCATACTTACTCCCAAG CTCCTGGACTTTCACCTTCTGGGAAAACAACAGATTATGCCTTTGAG ATGGCTGTTTCAAACATTAGATACGGAGCAGGAGTTACAAAGGAAGTGGGCATG gaCCTACAAAACATGGGTGCTAAAAATGTTTGTTTGATGACAGACAAGAACCTCTCCCAACTCCCTCCTGTACAAACAGTGATGGATTCCTTGGTGAAGAATGGCATAAACTTTAAGGTTTATGATAATGTGAGGGTGGAACCAACCGATAGAAG CTTCATGGAAGCTATTGAATTTGCCAGAAGGGGAGCTTTTGATGCCTACGTGGCCATGGGTGGCGGCTCCACCATAGACACCTGCAAAGCCGCTAATCTGTATGCATCCAGCCCTGACTCTGATTTCCTGGACTACGTCAATGCTCCCATTGGGAAGGGAAAGCCTGTGACTGTGCCTCTTAAGCCTCTGATTGCAG TCCCAACTACCTCAGGAACTGGGAGTGAAACTACTGGAGTTGCCATTTTTGACTATGAACGCTTGAAAGTAAAGACTG GTATTGCTTCGCGAGCCATCAAACCTACACTGGGCCTGATCGATCCTCTGCACACCCTGTACATGCCTGAGCGGGTGATCGCCAACAGCGGCTTCGATGTGCTTTG TCACGCCCTGGAGTCCTACACTGCCCTCCCGTACCACATGCGGAGCCCCTGCCCTGCAAATCCCATCACTCGGCCAGCCTACCAGGGCAGCAACCCCATCAGTGACATTTGGGCAGTCCACGCGCTGAGGATCGTTGCTAAGTACCTGAAGAG atctttCCCTAAGGCGGCTCTTTATTCACTAGGAAATGCCAATGTAGATGTGTTATTGTTAGGTATTGATGTCATCCACAGGGCTGTCAGAAATCCTGACGATCTTGAAGCAAGGTCTAATATGCACTTGGCAAGTGCTTTTGCTGGCATTGGCTTTGGAAATGCTGGTGTTCATCTGTG ccATGGAATGTCTTACCCAATTTCAGGCTTAGTGAAGACATATAAAGCAAAGGATTATAATGTGGATCACCCACTGGTG CCTCATGGCCTTTCTGTGGTACTCACCTCCCCAGCAGTGTTCACTTTCACGGCACAGATGTCTCCCGAGCACCACCTGGAGATGGCAGAAATATTGG AAAGGGAAAAGCTAAAAAGAAAACTGCATTATGCTCCTCTAGCTCGAGCCGTTGGAGAGAGTAGTTCCAAGAAG GAAAACCTGGAGCTTTGGATGGCAGCAATCCCGGGAACATAA
- the ADHFE1 gene encoding hydroxyacid-oxoacid transhydrogenase, mitochondrial isoform X7, whose amino-acid sequence MAVSNIRYGAGVTKEVGMDLQNMGAKNVCLMTDKNLSQLPPVQTVMDSLVKNGINFKVYDNVRVEPTDRSFMEAIEFARRGAFDAYVAMGGGSTIDTCKAANLYASSPDSDFLDYVNAPIGKGKPVTVPLKPLIAVPTTSGTGSETTGVAIFDYERLKVKTGIASRAIKPTLGLIDPLHTLYMPERVIANSGFDVLCHALESYTALPYHMRSPCPANPITRPAYQGSNPISDIWAVHALRIVAKYLKRSFPKAALYSLGNANVDVLLLGIDVIHRAVRNPDDLEARSNMHLASAFAGIGFGNAGVHLCHGMSYPISGLVKTYKAKDYNVDHPLVPHGLSVVLTSPAVFTFTAQMSPEHHLEMAEILGADTRTARIPDAGPVLADTLRKFLFDLDVDDGLAAIGYSKADIPALVKGTLPQERVTKLAPRPQSEEDLSALFEASMKLY is encoded by the exons ATGGCTGTTTCAAACATTAGATACGGAGCAGGAGTTACAAAGGAAGTGGGCATG gaCCTACAAAACATGGGTGCTAAAAATGTTTGTTTGATGACAGACAAGAACCTCTCCCAACTCCCTCCTGTACAAACAGTGATGGATTCCTTGGTGAAGAATGGCATAAACTTTAAGGTTTATGATAATGTGAGGGTGGAACCAACCGATAGAAG CTTCATGGAAGCTATTGAATTTGCCAGAAGGGGAGCTTTTGATGCCTACGTGGCCATGGGTGGCGGCTCCACCATAGACACCTGCAAAGCCGCTAATCTGTATGCATCCAGCCCTGACTCTGATTTCCTGGACTACGTCAATGCTCCCATTGGGAAGGGAAAGCCTGTGACTGTGCCTCTTAAGCCTCTGATTGCAG TCCCAACTACCTCAGGAACTGGGAGTGAAACTACTGGAGTTGCCATTTTTGACTATGAACGCTTGAAAGTAAAGACTG GTATTGCTTCGCGAGCCATCAAACCTACACTGGGCCTGATCGATCCTCTGCACACCCTGTACATGCCTGAGCGGGTGATCGCCAACAGCGGCTTCGATGTGCTTTG TCACGCCCTGGAGTCCTACACTGCCCTCCCGTACCACATGCGGAGCCCCTGCCCTGCAAATCCCATCACTCGGCCAGCCTACCAGGGCAGCAACCCCATCAGTGACATTTGGGCAGTCCACGCGCTGAGGATCGTTGCTAAGTACCTGAAGAG atctttCCCTAAGGCGGCTCTTTATTCACTAGGAAATGCCAATGTAGATGTGTTATTGTTAGGTATTGATGTCATCCACAGGGCTGTCAGAAATCCTGACGATCTTGAAGCAAGGTCTAATATGCACTTGGCAAGTGCTTTTGCTGGCATTGGCTTTGGAAATGCTGGTGTTCATCTGTG ccATGGAATGTCTTACCCAATTTCAGGCTTAGTGAAGACATATAAAGCAAAGGATTATAATGTGGATCACCCACTGGTG CCTCATGGCCTTTCTGTGGTACTCACCTCCCCAGCAGTGTTCACTTTCACGGCACAGATGTCTCCCGAGCACCACCTGGAGATGGCAGAAATATTGG GAGCCGACACCCGCACTGCCAGGATCCCAGATGCTGGGCCTGTTTTGGCAGACACGCTGCGGAAATTCTTATTCGATCTGGATGTGGATGATGGCCTAGCTGCCATTGGCTACTCCAAGGCTGACATCCCCGCATTAGTGAAAGGAACACTGCCCCAG